The following are encoded together in the Blastocatellia bacterium genome:
- a CDS encoding ATP phosphoribosyltransferase — MTNLTIALAKGRLQDEAMKLFNKVGINIASEQLNSRRLLLTDENQKYSFVLVKPSDVPVYVEHGITDIGICGQDVLLETIADVHQPLDLGFGYCRIAVAGKTNEKDISKFSVLRVASKYPRIATEYFQSRGLAIEIIKLSGSVELAPLLGLADYIVDLVETGQTLIENGLEVKEIITKTTAQLIANRASFQLKRDAIIELIDLLKEKQISQNQIGH, encoded by the coding sequence ATGACTAATTTGACTATTGCATTAGCTAAGGGCCGTTTGCAAGATGAGGCAATGAAACTTTTTAATAAAGTAGGTATTAATATTGCTTCAGAGCAACTAAACTCTAGACGATTATTGCTAACAGACGAAAACCAAAAATATAGTTTTGTACTTGTAAAACCCTCAGATGTCCCTGTTTATGTTGAACATGGAATAACAGATATTGGAATTTGTGGTCAAGATGTATTATTAGAGACTATTGCCGACGTACATCAACCTTTAGATTTAGGGTTTGGCTACTGTCGTATTGCAGTTGCAGGAAAAACCAATGAAAAAGATATTAGTAAATTTTCAGTATTACGAGTTGCTAGTAAATACCCCCGTATTGCTACAGAATATTTTCAATCTCGTGGTCTAGCTATAGAGATTATTAAGCTTTCAGGCTCTGTTGAATTAGCACCTTTACTTGGACTAGCAGACTATATAGTTGATTTAGTAGAAACAGGTCAAACACTTATAGAAAACGGTTTAGAAGTAAAAGAAATCATCACCAAAACAACTGCTCAACTAATCGCCAATCGAGCAAGTTTTCAACTTAAACGAGATGCTATAATAGAGCTAATAGATTTATTAAAAGAAAAACAAATTTCACAAAATCAAATAGGCCATTAA
- a CDS encoding CehA/McbA family metallohydrolase yields MNKIVWAALILAASAVSPAYAQQQPLVAEQITRDNAATRLFSGSDPNGGIGDWYLSNGKVEAIIDNVAFQEDLLRIANIGRPQQNGIAPTGGTLIDLGLVGKNNDQFNSMFQVCNIDPSNTFFYTGIKSVSTDNLASIVVDGIVLFTGVSTLPGTGGPGPTLVGQTVYSIAPGDDFITVTSTIINNGTAPVPLFNVTDAFPLVGRSILPFAPFPNRGFNAPNLILNATGIAAALGTFPYVSMVGNVRPEDGIMDTVTKDSCGEVAYGVTAVSSAIDPDGPAGPNAPVVTNLPILLGVASAEVTATGNPFNPAQSPMVAPGASFSYTRRIFVGERNDVASVSDPIFRRAFPAAALGTLTGDIDSMEGTDLEANIIITGALSPFFSATTTLPVTQVRTDKTGKFSATLPAGEYTLSIVSPNRDDLNGVKVTVAPGTTTTATIPKLSAAGSVSFTVAEKGQPVPAKLTFVGIEGTPKPDFARFFDARIFDPMTGNTMLDLQASTFTSTPAANFVFTSTGSGKQILKPGRYQVIASRGLEYTIAQQTITVTAGQETSMNFALERVVDTKGFVSADFHVHSGKSFDASVPIEDRIRSFAAENVEVVVSTEHNYIADYGPVVSKLLLNKFMKTVVGDEMTTSLPTPLFPQAFGHHIAFPLLEDPFAPRRGAPFTEYVPAATFYDRVKMMNPGVKQVIQLNHPRAGVAGLTLIGLFNIINYSPTRPLPIAFTVGSQLGTTTKNIDFDAMELYNGDSIGGYQVTRNDWVGLINQGFIKTATAVSDSHRAVVETPGFPISYVASPTDDPMAVTDDMVTTAVLARNVVGTSGPFIRFNVQGQPVGSIVTKRTGKVKVDITVSAPAWFQLKK; encoded by the coding sequence ATGAATAAAATCGTATGGGCTGCATTAATTCTAGCTGCCTCGGCTGTTAGTCCTGCATACGCACAACAACAACCGTTAGTAGCTGAACAAATAACTAGAGATAACGCTGCAACGCGCCTTTTTTCAGGCTCAGATCCCAATGGTGGAATTGGTGACTGGTATCTTTCTAATGGCAAAGTAGAAGCAATTATTGATAATGTCGCATTTCAAGAAGATTTATTAAGAATCGCAAATATTGGCCGACCACAACAAAACGGTATAGCTCCCACAGGAGGCACTCTAATTGATTTAGGGCTAGTGGGAAAAAATAATGATCAATTTAATTCAATGTTTCAAGTTTGTAATATTGACCCTTCTAACACGTTTTTCTATACAGGTATTAAATCAGTTTCTACAGATAATCTTGCAAGTATTGTAGTAGATGGAATAGTTTTATTTACAGGAGTTTCTACTTTACCAGGTACAGGCGGCCCTGGCCCAACTTTAGTTGGTCAAACTGTTTATTCTATTGCACCTGGAGATGATTTTATTACCGTAACTAGCACCATTATAAATAATGGTACTGCTCCAGTCCCACTTTTTAACGTAACAGATGCTTTTCCCCTTGTAGGACGTTCAATTTTACCTTTTGCTCCATTCCCTAATCGTGGATTTAATGCACCTAATTTAATCCTTAATGCTACTGGTATTGCTGCTGCATTAGGAACATTTCCTTATGTTTCAATGGTAGGAAATGTTCGTCCAGAAGATGGAATAATGGACACAGTTACAAAAGATAGTTGTGGTGAAGTTGCTTATGGGGTGACAGCCGTAAGTAGTGCTATTGATCCAGATGGCCCGGCTGGGCCAAATGCGCCAGTTGTTACAAACCTTCCAATACTTCTAGGTGTTGCAAGTGCTGAAGTTACAGCAACAGGAAATCCTTTTAACCCTGCTCAATCTCCAATGGTTGCACCTGGTGCTTCATTTAGTTACACTCGACGAATTTTTGTTGGTGAAAGAAATGATGTTGCTTCTGTGTCAGATCCTATTTTTAGACGTGCTTTTCCTGCTGCTGCACTTGGTACTTTAACAGGTGATATTGATTCAATGGAAGGTACAGACCTTGAAGCTAATATAATCATTACAGGTGCTTTATCACCATTCTTTTCCGCTACAACAACTTTACCTGTAACCCAAGTGCGTACAGATAAAACAGGTAAGTTTTCAGCTACTTTACCTGCTGGAGAATATACTTTAAGCATAGTTTCACCTAATAGAGATGACTTAAATGGAGTAAAAGTTACTGTAGCACCTGGCACAACTACAACAGCCACTATTCCCAAACTTAGTGCAGCAGGTTCAGTAAGTTTTACTGTTGCTGAAAAGGGGCAACCCGTTCCAGCTAAATTAACTTTTGTTGGTATAGAAGGCACACCAAAACCAGACTTTGCTAGATTTTTTGATGCTAGAATATTTGACCCAATGACTGGCAACACAATGCTAGATTTACAAGCTAGCACATTTACTAGCACACCAGCTGCTAACTTTGTTTTTACTAGCACTGGAAGCGGTAAACAAATCCTTAAGCCAGGTCGCTATCAAGTTATAGCTTCTCGTGGCCTAGAATATACCATTGCCCAACAAACAATTACCGTTACTGCTGGTCAAGAAACTAGTATGAATTTTGCTCTTGAACGTGTAGTTGATACTAAAGGCTTTGTTTCCGCAGATTTCCACGTCCATTCAGGTAAAAGCTTTGATGCCTCTGTTCCAATAGAAGACCGTATTCGTAGCTTTGCAGCAGAAAATGTTGAAGTAGTAGTCTCCACAGAACATAACTATATTGCTGATTACGGCCCAGTTGTTAGCAAGTTACTTCTAAACAAGTTTATGAAAACTGTAGTTGGTGATGAAATGACTACTAGCTTGCCTACACCACTATTTCCACAAGCTTTTGGTCATCATATCGCTTTCCCATTACTAGAAGATCCTTTTGCTCCTAGACGTGGCGCACCATTTACCGAATATGTCCCAGCAGCAACATTTTATGACCGCGTTAAAATGATGAACCCAGGTGTAAAACAAGTAATCCAACTTAATCATCCTCGAGCAGGTGTTGCAGGTCTAACCCTAATTGGACTATTTAATATTATTAATTATAGTCCTACTAGACCATTACCTATTGCTTTTACTGTGGGTAGCCAACTAGGTACAACAACTAAGAATATTGACTTTGATGCTATGGAGCTTTACAACGGTGATAGCATTGGTGGCTATCAAGTAACTCGTAATGATTGGGTAGGGTTAATTAACCAAGGCTTTATTAAAACTGCTACAGCCGTGTCTGACTCACATCGTGCCGTAGTAGAAACTCCAGGTTTTCCAATAAGCTATGTTGCTAGCCCAACCGATGACCCAATGGCAGTAACAGATGATATGGTGACAACTGCTGTGCTAGCTCGTAATGTGGTAGGTACATCAGGGCCGTTTATTCGCTTTAATGTTCAAGGTCAACCTGTAGGCTCAATAGTGACTAAGAGAACAGGCAAAGTAAAAGTTGATATTACTGTTAGTGCGCCAGCCTGGTTCCAGTTGAAGAAGTGA
- a CDS encoding sigma-70 family RNA polymerase sigma factor, whose product MELTDNKIIELTLNGEVEAFNTLVSRWERQIYALAFRILKRDDEAADICQETFMSAYRNLSKFRGEAKFSSWLYRIAINYCHSRLRSSGNNDLSLEQQLEDKGFEPMTSTEHINDTLQREEVSEVVRKALAGLPTEMQQAIIMKEYQELKFHEIAEVLNLPVSTVKTRVYTGLDLLNQRLKHLKEVL is encoded by the coding sequence ATGGAACTCACAGACAACAAAATCATTGAATTAACACTTAATGGTGAAGTAGAAGCATTTAATACTTTAGTTAGTCGTTGGGAACGCCAAATTTATGCTTTAGCCTTTCGTATCCTAAAACGAGACGACGAAGCAGCAGATATTTGTCAAGAAACCTTTATGTCAGCCTACCGCAATTTAAGCAAGTTTCGTGGTGAAGCAAAATTTTCATCATGGCTTTACCGCATTGCCATTAATTATTGTCATAGCCGCCTACGTTCATCAGGAAATAATGACCTTTCCTTAGAACAACAACTAGAAGACAAAGGTTTTGAACCTATGACTAGCACGGAACATATTAATGACACTTTACAACGTGAAGAAGTATCAGAAGTAGTAAGAAAGGCTTTGGCAGGACTACCTACAGAAATGCAACAGGCAATAATAATGAAAGAATATCAAGAGCTAAAATTTCATGAAATCGCTGAAGTTCTTAACCTTCCAGTAAGTACAGTAAAAACTAGAGTTTATACAGGCTTAGACCTATTAAATCAACGCTTAAAACACTTAAAAGAAGTTTTATAA
- a CDS encoding AtpZ/AtpI family protein, whose amino-acid sequence MDSNKGPKLDKSWQTAMVAVGLAFSLPGAFAGPILIGYFLDKYFATSPVLVIIGLFLGSFTAIAEVYLVMKKINTLK is encoded by the coding sequence ATGGATAGTAACAAAGGGCCAAAGCTAGATAAATCTTGGCAAACAGCAATGGTGGCTGTAGGTCTAGCGTTTTCTTTGCCTGGAGCATTTGCTGGGCCTATTTTGATTGGTTATTTTTTAGACAAATATTTTGCTACTAGCCCAGTGCTTGTAATCATAGGGCTTTTTCTAGGTTCCTTTACTGCAATAGCAGAAGTTTATTTAGTTATGAAAAAAATTAACACTCTGAAATAA
- a CDS encoding serine/threonine protein kinase has translation MYSAEQLPGLILDRKYKIVRQLGDGGMAYVFAAERLHIGDIAAIKILHPDLAKDALKKRRFQLEAYTTAAVKHPNVVSIFDYDETETGQPYLVLELLNGLTLSSYIKRGRVLSVGRAVDIITPICAALNLAHQKNILHRDLKPSNILLHKLEDNTEVVKLIDFGIVKMLNDDSNPLTQQGFVVGTPEYLSPERYMGQQLDARSDIYSLGILVYRMLSGRVPFNGQTATEILQKHLKQPVPPLRLLNSAVSEEVEAVILKALAKKPADRQSSAVEFASELGEAHISSGDTLDHFSSIDNN, from the coding sequence ATGTATAGTGCAGAACAATTGCCAGGGCTAATCCTAGACCGAAAATATAAGATAGTTCGTCAACTTGGTGATGGCGGAATGGCTTATGTATTTGCGGCTGAACGCTTACATATAGGTGATATAGCGGCAATCAAAATACTGCACCCAGATTTAGCTAAAGATGCTTTGAAAAAAAGACGGTTTCAATTAGAAGCCTATACCACAGCAGCAGTTAAACATCCAAATGTTGTTTCTATTTTTGATTATGATGAAACTGAAACAGGCCAACCCTATTTAGTCCTAGAACTACTAAATGGTTTAACCCTTTCTAGTTATATTAAGCGTGGGCGAGTCTTAAGCGTTGGACGTGCAGTAGATATTATTACCCCAATTTGTGCAGCATTAAACCTAGCGCACCAAAAAAATATCCTACATCGAGATCTTAAACCTAGTAATATTTTATTACATAAATTAGAAGATAATACGGAAGTAGTAAAATTGATAGATTTTGGGATTGTAAAAATGCTAAATGATGATAGCAATCCTTTAACGCAACAAGGTTTTGTAGTTGGCACACCAGAATATCTTTCCCCAGAACGCTATATGGGTCAACAACTTGATGCTCGTTCAGATATTTATAGCTTAGGTATTTTAGTTTATAGAATGTTAAGCGGACGAGTTCCCTTTAATGGTCAAACAGCAACAGAAATTTTACAAAAACACTTAAAACAGCCTGTACCACCATTAAGATTACTTAATAGTGCAGTCTCAGAAGAAGTTGAAGCCGTAATACTAAAAGCTTTAGCTAAAAAACCTGCTGATAGACAGTCTTCGGCTGTAGAATTTGCATCAGAATTGGGTGAGGCGCATATTAGTTCTGGAGATACACTGGATCATTTCTCATCTATAGATAATAATTAA
- a CDS encoding PAS domain-containing protein: protein MALLSDVVEKLYQKIDTLTVKQLDELPCGAIQLDEQGKILKFNEYESKLAQLQKESVIEKTFFTEVAPCTNVKEFYGQFKQGVTEKQLNEKFRYHFAFKQNPRNVLVNLFYSDMTNTVWVFVRPIE, encoded by the coding sequence ATGGCATTATTATCTGATGTTGTAGAAAAACTTTATCAAAAAATAGACACCCTAACAGTAAAACAATTAGATGAACTTCCTTGTGGGGCTATTCAATTAGATGAACAAGGAAAAATCTTAAAGTTTAATGAATATGAGTCAAAGCTAGCTCAACTTCAAAAAGAAAGTGTAATAGAAAAAACTTTTTTTACAGAAGTTGCTCCATGCACAAATGTAAAGGAATTTTATGGACAATTTAAGCAAGGGGTGACAGAAAAGCAACTTAATGAAAAATTCCGTTATCACTTTGCTTTTAAGCAAAATCCTAGAAATGTTTTAGTAAATCTATTTTATAGCGATATGACTAACACTGTTTGGGTTTTTGTTCGTCCAATAGAGTAA
- a CDS encoding DUF1569 domain-containing protein → MKSLENIEDKAEVLKRLEKLPSNAQRQWGKMNVNQMFCHLSDSFEAVMGKKEFVPADNIFTRTLVKWVALQVPIPWPKGVKTRPELDQLQGGTKPKEFERDKQRLKELTEVFSTSSDFANWQHPIFGKMAYSDWQRWGYLHIDHHLRQFGG, encoded by the coding sequence ATGAAAAGTTTAGAAAATATAGAAGATAAAGCAGAAGTATTAAAACGACTAGAAAAGCTCCCTTCAAATGCACAACGCCAATGGGGAAAAATGAATGTTAATCAAATGTTTTGCCATTTATCAGACTCATTTGAAGCAGTAATGGGTAAAAAAGAATTTGTTCCTGCTGATAATATTTTTACTCGAACCCTAGTCAAATGGGTAGCATTACAAGTACCAATACCTTGGCCTAAAGGGGTTAAAACCCGTCCTGAGTTAGATCAATTGCAAGGTGGGACTAAACCCAAGGAATTTGAAAGAGATAAACAAAGATTAAAAGAGCTTACAGAAGTATTTTCCACTTCTTCAGACTTTGCCAATTGGCAACACCCTATTTTTGGTAAAATGGCTTACTCTGACTGGCAAAGATGGGGTTATTTACATATAGATCATCACTTAAGACAATTTGGAGGCTAA
- a CDS encoding CGNR zinc finger domain-containing protein, which yields MNLKDRPVSSLNLIGGRLCLDFVNTVGGRKFSTPENLFSDYIVQGDTLSNYYDLLAWCQLTKILSANEIQILLEESCLEKNKEKIEHIFNLALDLREAIYRICKQLISNQQPNILDLALLNQVLSSSYSNLELIFKEGKFLWQYNKVTLEKMLWIIAGSMADFLTTTNLSRLRECQGNGCCWLFEDSSKNKMRQWCDMQVCGNLAKVRRFRSKLNKKEKAR from the coding sequence ATGAATCTTAAAGACAGACCCGTTTCATCATTAAATTTAATAGGCGGACGATTATGCTTAGATTTTGTTAACACTGTTGGTGGACGAAAGTTTAGCACGCCAGAAAATTTATTTAGTGATTATATCGTACAAGGTGATACGTTATCAAATTACTATGATTTACTAGCATGGTGTCAGCTAACTAAAATACTTTCAGCAAATGAAATTCAAATACTATTAGAAGAAAGCTGTTTAGAGAAAAATAAAGAAAAAATAGAGCATATCTTCAACCTAGCGTTAGACTTACGAGAAGCTATTTATAGAATTTGTAAACAACTTATTAGTAATCAGCAACCTAACATTTTAGATCTAGCCCTACTAAACCAAGTTTTATCATCATCTTATAGTAATCTTGAACTAATATTTAAAGAAGGAAAGTTTCTTTGGCAATACAACAAAGTTACCCTAGAGAAAATGCTTTGGATCATAGCTGGTTCTATGGCAGATTTTTTAACTACTACTAATTTAAGTAGGTTACGGGAATGTCAAGGAAATGGATGTTGTTGGTTATTTGAAGACAGTAGTAAAAATAAGATGCGTCAATGGTGCGATATGCAAGTTTGTGGTAATTTAGCAAAAGTACGGCGGTTTCGCTCAAAGCTAAATAAAAAGGAAAAGGCTAGATGA
- a CDS encoding DinB family protein has translation MSEIKTTFDELQSLYYGNAFHGPALKEILEDINATQALAKPIPNAHNIWELVLHILGWNKVFLLGLEGKILDVPEDGDFPIINDTSQQAWQKTLVQLKENIDEMLEKISKLSEAHLGVNIPGKDYNLRFVIGGIFNHIVYHSGQIALLKKA, from the coding sequence ATGTCAGAGATAAAAACAACTTTTGATGAATTACAAAGTCTTTATTATGGAAATGCTTTTCATGGCCCGGCATTAAAAGAAATTTTAGAAGATATAAATGCTACACAAGCTTTAGCAAAACCTATCCCTAATGCACACAACATTTGGGAACTAGTTTTGCACATTCTTGGCTGGAACAAAGTTTTTTTATTAGGACTTGAAGGAAAAATCCTTGATGTACCTGAAGACGGGGATTTTCCTATAATCAATGATACTAGTCAACAAGCTTGGCAAAAAACTCTTGTTCAGCTTAAAGAAAATATTGATGAAATGCTTGAAAAAATTTCAAAATTGTCAGAAGCTCACCTAGGCGTAAATATTCCAGGCAAAGACTATAATCTCCGTTTTGTAATAGGAGGGATATTTAACCATATTGTTTATCATAGTGGTCAAATTGCTTTATTAAAGAAAGCCTAG
- a CDS encoding Rieske (2Fe-2S) protein: protein MSKENFITVLNNNDLAIGKAKVISIEGKQIAVFRLGENNYHAVDNRCPHEGYPLVQGTITDCTLTCDWHNWKFNLNDGQCLRGGEDVRSYNTKIVGEKLQIDVSDPPILEQQEIYFQSLTSAMVENDDSRAARDIVRLLKLGFDEKKIIAAIACYGVTYDGEGNDFHGWDHGMAVMVDCARMLDYYQGVEKVIPLVQALSAVAETRLRQKKRDVPKTTTLSTYESLETAKADFLHLVETEQVIAAEALFHAFLEQNPSKEEIKSWLFPTVTSHFLSYGHRLIYLVKAFQLLDIIAWDYAKEILPILVPTIIWATREDRLPYMRKFQSRLNKVDFKELFALQQNANADFNEEEFCKALLDGSLDETFNVVDQALNSGVPMIKIAQAIVLASAERCLRFNIAIDQNRSMEEGWLDVTHCFTHASAIREALEIYPSPELLRGLYLAARFVQYTRKPNHDVLDLPANEREKEADLSQKLDYEKLSTYTEKDLLELLVNQIDQRQPSLALETTRAYLELGYSDSNLLTELIKYTLADSAEIPIMLAHTIKTTFAAIVEYQGLKDHRLKVLPLLAAIRFLAAPKRQRWAYYNALQAVDFVAKGQAKE, encoded by the coding sequence ATGAGTAAAGAAAATTTTATTACGGTATTAAATAACAATGATTTAGCCATAGGAAAAGCAAAAGTTATATCTATTGAAGGTAAACAAATAGCAGTATTTCGATTAGGTGAGAATAATTATCATGCTGTAGATAATCGTTGCCCGCATGAGGGTTATCCCTTAGTCCAAGGAACTATTACAGATTGCACTTTAACTTGTGATTGGCATAACTGGAAATTTAATCTTAATGATGGGCAATGTTTGCGAGGTGGCGAAGATGTTCGATCCTACAACACAAAAATTGTTGGTGAAAAGCTACAAATAGATGTTAGCGATCCACCAATTTTAGAGCAGCAAGAGATTTATTTTCAAAGTTTAACAAGTGCAATGGTGGAAAATGATGATTCTCGTGCAGCACGCGACATTGTTCGACTGCTAAAACTAGGTTTTGATGAAAAGAAAATTATTGCTGCAATTGCTTGTTATGGTGTGACTTATGATGGCGAAGGAAATGATTTTCATGGCTGGGATCATGGAATGGCTGTAATGGTTGATTGCGCTCGAATGTTAGATTATTACCAGGGTGTAGAAAAAGTTATCCCACTAGTACAAGCCTTAAGTGCTGTTGCTGAGACTCGGCTAAGACAAAAAAAACGCGATGTTCCTAAGACAACAACCCTTTCAACATATGAGTCTTTAGAAACTGCTAAAGCCGACTTTCTACATTTAGTGGAAACTGAACAAGTTATAGCGGCAGAAGCACTTTTTCACGCTTTTCTAGAACAAAACCCAAGTAAAGAAGAAATAAAATCTTGGCTATTTCCTACTGTAACAAGTCATTTTTTAAGTTATGGGCATCGTCTAATTTATTTAGTAAAAGCTTTTCAACTTTTAGATATCATTGCTTGGGATTATGCTAAAGAAATTCTACCTATCCTAGTCCCAACAATAATTTGGGCAACACGTGAAGACCGCCTTCCTTATATGCGTAAATTCCAATCACGGCTTAATAAAGTAGATTTTAAAGAACTTTTTGCACTTCAACAAAATGCTAATGCTGATTTTAATGAAGAAGAATTTTGCAAAGCTTTGCTAGATGGTTCATTAGATGAGACTTTTAATGTTGTAGACCAAGCCTTAAATAGTGGTGTACCAATGATAAAAATAGCTCAAGCAATTGTTTTGGCTAGTGCAGAACGCTGTTTGCGCTTTAACATTGCAATTGATCAAAATCGCAGCATGGAAGAAGGTTGGTTAGATGTAACACATTGCTTTACACATGCCAGTGCAATTAGAGAAGCACTAGAAATTTATCCTAGTCCAGAACTACTACGAGGGCTTTATTTAGCTGCTCGTTTTGTACAATATACCCGTAAACCTAACCATGATGTTTTAGATTTACCTGCTAATGAACGAGAAAAAGAAGCTGATTTAAGCCAAAAACTAGATTATGAAAAGTTATCTACTTATACTGAAAAAGATTTGCTAGAGCTTTTAGTTAATCAAATAGATCAAAGGCAGCCATCATTAGCCCTAGAGACTACACGAGCCTATTTAGAGCTAGGATATTCTGACAGTAATTTACTTACAGAACTAATTAAATATACCTTAGCTGATAGCGCGGAAATTCCAATAATGCTTGCTCATACAATAAAAACAACTTTTGCGGCAATTGTTGAATATCAAGGACTTAAAGATCATCGGCTAAAAGTTCTACCATTACTAGCAGCTATTAGATTCTTGGCTGCACCAAAGCGGCAACGCTGGGCCTACTATAACGCCTTACAAGCAGTAGATTTTGTTGCTAAAGGGCAGGCTAAAGAATAG